Proteins encoded by one window of Aspergillus puulaauensis MK2 DNA, chromosome 4, nearly complete sequence:
- a CDS encoding uncharacterized protein (InterPro:IPR011008,IPR007138;~PFAM:PF03992) encodes MYIIAPLSNCASPPKRDRFLEYISKIAPITHAHEPKCHAYAWFRSAEDNDTVPHHWVRGFEVYEDVEANTVTHRASTEYKAFRAAVAQEGLLARPSNLRYWRPSSGFLTRTIQDDAAVSRTKSRAYIVVEELTPQAGKKGSVLRQLDGLAREAEQDTGVLSFWVLHRGEENEDEGLLVFVRCESKDAWAGFMARDAVSEPWEAMQGMFDGQMKTTWVECLGFLDR; translated from the exons ATGTACATCATCGCCCCCCTCTCCAACTGCGCCTCCCCGCCAAAGCGGGACAGG ttcCTCGAATACATATCCAAGATCGCCCCGATCACGCACGCCCACGAGCCCAAGTGCCACGCATACGCCTGGTTCCGCAGCGCCGAGGACAACGACACCGTCCCGCACCACTGGGTCAGGGGATTTGAAGT ATACGAGGACGTCGAGGCGAATACTGTAACCCACCGCGCAAGCACCGAGTATAAGGCCTTCCGCGCAGCCGTGGCCCAGGAGGGCCTGCTGGCGCGGCCCAGCAACCTTCGCTACTGGCGGCCATCGTCAGGATTCCTCACGCGTACTATTCAGGACGACGCAGCTGTGTCAAGGACAAAGTCACGGGCGTATATTGTCGTTGAAGAGTTGACCCCACAGGCTGGAAAGAAGGGATCCGTTCTGCGGCAGCTGGATGGGCTCGCGAGAGAGGCGGAACAAGACACCGGCGTGCTGAGCTTTTGGGTCCTGCATcggggagaagagaatgaggatgagggaCTGTTAGTCTTTGTGCGGTGTGAAAGCAAGGATGCCTGGGCTGGATTTATGGCCCGGGATGCTGTTTCAGAGCCGTGGGAGGCGATGCAGGGCATGTTTGATGGCCAAATGAAAACTACCTGGGTTGAATGTCTTGGGTTTCTGGATAgatga
- a CDS encoding uncharacterized protein (COG:S;~EggNog:ENOG410PIQI;~InterPro:IPR007325,IPR037175;~PFAM:PF04199;~go_function: GO:0004061 - arylformamidase activity [Evidence IEA];~go_process: GO:0019441 - tryptophan catabolic process to kynurenine [Evidence IEA]) produces MASPQNPLPSFDQLPLHEGDPPNSAWGLWGCGPESALGSLNYLTNELVLKTIKEEAMTGERVGLDLPLDLFNPPLLGRAGFEQKIIDKSPLVVNDDVISFNTQGSSQWDSMRHFAYQQDKKFYNGTTQADIHAAASTTVNSLQPWCARGLAGRGVLIDYASYALRHGIEVDHFAQHAISLKDVLAIAQDQGVEFHRGDVLFLRTGYVAAYKKLDAPGRERVAGIRKWCGLAQSRETTEWLWLRQFAAVASDSPGFEVRPPTEKEWHLHPILLAGWGTPIGELFDLDVLAEQCAKNKRWSFFYTSAPLNYSGAVASPPNATAIL; encoded by the exons ATGGCCTCTCCACAGAACCCCCTTCCCTCCTTCGACCAACTCCCTCTGCACGAGGGGGACCCTCCCAACTCAGCCTGGGGGCTCTGGGGATGCGGCCCAGAGAGTGCATTGGGTTCTCTCAACTACTTAACAAACGAGCTAGTGCTGAAGACAATCAAGGAAGAAGCGATGACGGGCGAGCGGGTTGGTTTGGA TTTACCACTCGACTTGTTCAACCCGCCGTTACTGGGACGAGCGGGCTTCGAGCAGAAGATCATTGATAAAAGCCCGTTGGTCGTTAACGATGATGTC ATCAGCTTCAATACCCAAGGGAGCTCGCAGTGGGACAGCATGCGACATTTTGCGTATCAGCAGGACAAGAAGTTCTACAACGG CACGACGCAAGCCGATATCCACGCCGCTGCATCTACCACGGTAAACAGCCTGCAGCCCTGGTGTGCTCGCGGACTCGCCGGTCGAGGCGTGCTCATCGACTATGCATCCTATGCGCTGCGTCACGGTATAGAAGTCGACCACTTCGCCCAGCATGCGATCTCGCTCAAGGACGTCCTGGCCATTGCGCAGGACCAAGGGGTTGAGTTCCACCGCGGGGATGTGCTATTTCTACGTACCGGCTATGTTGCAGCGTACAAGAAACTCGATGCTCCCGGGCGAGAGAGAGTCGCGGGCATCCGCAAGTGGTGCGGCCTGGCTCAGTCGCGCGAGACGACCgagtggctgtggctgcgacagtttgctgctgttgccagTGACTCGCCTGGTTTTGAGGTCCGAC CTCCAACTGAGAAGGAATGGCATTTGCACCCGATTCTACTGGCGGGATGGGGGACCCCGATAGGCGAATTATTTGATCTCGATGTGCTGGCAGAGCAGTGCGCAAAGAACAAGCGCTGGTCTTTCTTCTACACGTCGGCGCCGCTGAACTATAGCGGCGCTGTGGCCTCGCCGCCGAATGCGACAGCCATCTTGTAG
- a CDS encoding uncharacterized protein (COG:S;~EggNog:ENOG410PI5E;~InterPro:IPR011008), protein MPTPGVLMRLSDASTIQAPLADVDIEATYTLKADDDKHPAGNTICFLRDITPLLSSPDLHNADVEAHRAIAASPPSWILCSFINGRDTAGDSEAQKTPHVLPTLPPLGSILVINGSTPRPEKEEDYHAWYDQEHGAKLTHVPGWRAARRYALAGVYGEAETASFYGLNFYDAENGLGGPEWQAGVTEWTLRIRSNAAKPNIRRVWKVVRM, encoded by the coding sequence ATGCCTACCCCCGGCGTACTCATGCGTCTCTCTGACGCCTCCACTATACAAGCACCACTGGCCGATGTCGACATTGAAGCCACCTACACCCTCAAAGCAGACGACGACAAGCACCCAGCAGGCAACACGATCTGCTTCCTGCGTGACATCacccctcttctctcctcaCCAGACCTCCACAACGCCGACGTTGAGGCCCATCGCGCAATTGCCGCTTCTCCCCCATCCTGGATCCTCTGCTCCTTCATCAACGGCCGTGACACAGCAGGAGACAGCGAAGCACAGAAGACTCCGCACGTTCTGCCCACGCTTCCACCACTTGGatccatcctcgtcatcaacgGCTCGACACCCCGcccagagaaggaagaagactATCACGCGTGGTACGACCAGGAACACGGCGCCAAGCTAACCCATGTACCGGGCTGGCGTGCTGCGCGGCGTTACGCGCTGGCCGGGGTCTACGGTGAGGCCGAGACGGCCAGTTTCTACGGGTTGAATTTCTATGATGCGGAGAATGGCCTCGGGGGTCCTGAGTGGCAGGCTGGTGTGACGGAGTGGACACTGAGGATTCGGAGTAATGCGGCGAAGCCCAATATCCGGAGGGTGTGGAAGGTAGTGCGGATGTGA